A single window of Arvicanthis niloticus isolate mArvNil1 chromosome X, mArvNil1.pat.X, whole genome shotgun sequence DNA harbors:
- the Shroom2 gene encoding protein Shroom2 isoform X4: METSRSPSPQFAPQKLTDKPPLLIHEDNSARIERVMENNTTVKMVPIKIVHSESQPEKESRQSLACPAELPALPSGLERDQIKTLSTSEQCYSRFCVYTRQEVEAPHRARPPEPRPPSTPAPPVRDSCSSPPSLNYGKVKEKTVDDLKSEELAREIVGKDKSLADILDPSVKIKTTMDLMEGIFPKDEYLLEEAQQRRKLLPKVPSPRVTEDKKQDPGVPGVVSLATNSTYYSTSAPKAELLIKMKDLQEPEEYSAGDLDHDLSIKKQELIDSISRKLQVLREARESLLEDIQANNALGDEVEAIVKDVCKPNEFDKFRMFIGDLDKVVNLLLSLSGRLARVENALNNLDDNPSPGDRQSLLEKQRVLTQQHEDAKELKENLDRRERIVFDILATYLSEESLADYEHFVKMKSALIIEHRELEDKIHLGEEQLKCLFDSLQPERSK, encoded by the exons ATGGAAACTTCTCGTTCCCCTTCACCTCAGTTTGCCCCACAGAAGCTAACAGACAAGCCTCCCCTGCTTATCCATGAAGACAACTCAGCAAG AATCGAGCGGGTGATGGAAAACAACACCACTGTGAAGATGGTGCCCATAAAAATCGTGCACTCAGAAAGCCAGCCTGAGAAGGAGAGCCGCCAAAGTCTCGCATGCCCAGCCGAGCTGCCTGCGCTACCCAGTGGGCTGGAGAGGGACCAGATCAAGACACTGAGTACATCAGAGCAGTGCTATTCCCGCTTCTGCGTGTACACACGACAGGAAGTGGAAGCTCCTCATAGAGCCCGCCCTCCAGAGCCCCGGCCACCCAGCACCCCTGCACCTCCTGTCAGAGATAGCTGTTCTTCCCCTCCCTCACTCAACTATGGGAAGGTCAAGGAGAAGACCGTGGATGACTTGAAATCTGAAGAATTAGCCAGGGAGATTGTGGGAAAGGACAAGTCTTTGGCTGACATCCTGGACCCCAGTGTGAAGATCAAAACTACCATGGATCTGATGGAGGGAATTTTTCCCAAAGATGAGTACCTTCTAGAGGAAGCTCAGCAGCGGAGGAAGCTGCTCCCCAAAGTCCCCTCACCCAGAGTCACAGAGGACAA GAAACAGGACCCAGGTGTGCCAGGGGTTGTGTCCTTGGCTACCAATTCCACCTATTACAGCACATCAGCCCCCAAGGCAGAACTGCTTATCAAGATGAAGGACCTGCAGGAGCCTGAGGAGTATTCAGCAGGTGACTTGGATCATGACCTTTCCATTAAGAAG CAAGAACTCATCGACAGTATCAGCCGCAAGCTGCAGGTGCTCCGGGAAGCACGGGAGAGCCTGCTGGAGGACATCCAAGCCAACAATGCTCTCGGTGATGAGGTGGAAGCTATTGTGAAAGATGTCTGCAAGCCCAATGAGTTTGACAAGTTTCGGATGTTCATTGGGGACCTGGACAAAGTGGTGAACCTCCTGCTGTCACTGTCAGGACGCCTGGCCCGTGTGGAAAATGCCCTTAATAATTTAGATGACAATCCTTCTCCTGGAGATCGG CAGTCACTGTTGGAAAAACAGAGAGTCCTAACTCAGCAGCATGAGGATGCCAAGGAGCTTAAAGAGAACCTGGACCGTCGTGAGCGCATTGTGTTCGATATCCTGGCCACCTACCTCAGTGAGGAGAGCCTGGCTGACTATGAGCACTTCGTGAAGATGAAGTCAGCCCTCATCATTGAGCATCGAGAGCTGGAAGATAAAATCCACCTGGGTGAAGAGCAGCTCAAGTGTTTGTTTGACAGCCTACAGCCTGAGAGAAGCAAATGA